The window TTGGTCGCAGACAGCTACGCCGTAACCGGCTTTGAGCAGACCGGCAAGGTATTTCTCCGCCTGATGATGCGGCACGCCTGCCAGCGGTATCTTGCCCGATTTGCCGTGATTGCGCGCGGTGAGAGTAATCCCCAGCACATCGGAGGCGATTTTGGCATCATCGCCGAACATCTCATAGAAATCCCCCATGCGGAAAAAGAGGATACGGTCGGGGTATTGCTGTTTGATTTTGAGATATTGGGTCATGAGGGGCGTAGTTTTTTCGGTCATGCGGGCAAGTTAATGGTTTTTGGGAGTGTGGTCAATGGTTTAGTTGGGAATTGTTGGTGGGGTGGAATGTCGGGATGGCCGTTATGTTAGAATATGATCTACTTAGCTTTAAATTTATACCTCAGTTTTGTTATTTATTCCTCTTTTATTTCAGGAACTTCGAATATCATGGGAACACTAGATCTAAATGCTTTACCAGCTGCAATAGCTTGTCTAAATTTCAATTTTGGCAGACTCCCAACAATATTTTGTCCAAAATAGTTTGCAAGGAAGTCACTACTTGTTTTGTCAAATTCCTGAAAAGAAATTATAGTATTACATTGAGTTAGAATAGTTTTAGATACATTTGCTGTTCTTTGTGCGATAACTAAAAGACCTACATTGTACTTTCTTCCTTGTAAAGCTATTTGTGCAATACTATTTAACAATGGCTGAGAAATTTTGTCTGACACACCTGAGAAGCTCCATTCTGGCACAATTGTATGAGCTTCTTCTAATACTAAGCAAACTCTTTTCCCGAAATTGTTTTTTGTCTTTGCGATATGGAACAATATTCTGAAAAATGTTTTTGTGTAAGTTAATACACCTGAAGTGTTTTCGACATGAGGTAGTTCAAAAATAGAAAGTTGATCGTCAGCTTCAAGGAATTTTTTTAATTCCTCATTCATCTTCAGGGAAATCTCTTTTTTCTTTTTACGAGATTTATCATTATCTTTATTGAAATTGCTTGCTATTTCTTTTTCGATATTATCAATATCTTTAAATAACTGCGTGGATGTTTCGATAGGAATAGTATGTTTTGGGTTTAAATCTGTGAATTTGCCAATATATTCACCTGTAAAGTCAATACATATAACCTTAGTATCTTTATCTTTTATAAATTCCCTTATAAGATTTCTGGAAAATATCGATTTCCCGGTTCCAGTAACACCAATAACTGCAAGATGGTGTGACATCGCTGTGGTTTTATTAAGAGTTACTGGATAGTTAGTATTTGGAATTTTGCCAATAACAAATTCGTCTTTCTCAATCTTAGGTTCACTAATTTTTGACGCAAGAAAAACAGGCGAATTAATACCAGGTACCCAACCAAATTGTTCAAACTGAAATTTTGTTTGATTCCAATTGCCAAGCTGTAATGCTTCACCAATTATTAACCCAGTTTGATTTTTTTGCTCAAGCGTTTCAATTTTTGTAATCCCTTCCACTATTTGATAAAGTATGTTCTTTCCATTTACTGACACTTCTAATAATTGCCCCTCGGAAACCTCTATCTGTGAATTATATATAAATCTAATATTATTTATCCTGCTATTGTCAGTGACTATACCTACAAACCTTTTCAGGAAATCATTCTGCGGTATTTCGTTTAATTTGTATACAACATCTAAACTGTGATCCTTCAGAATAACTTTGTTGCTAAAAATGTTTTCAATTTGGCTATTTGATAAAACTTTTATCCATTGCACTTGATTTAGAAGGTAAGTATCTAGCAACAATCCCTTTCTAACTTTTTTATCTGTTGAATACTGAAATTCAACAAAATCGAAAATTCTTGCCTTTGCTGTTCTTGATGAAAAGTCAAATAGTTTTACTAGAAAAGTGTTCTTTGACTGAACACCAAATATTTGGCCAAGTGCATTTTGTACACCATCTTCTTTTTTTGAAACAAACAGATCTCCAATAATTCTAGAAAGTGAAGGAATATTGAAAATTTTAAAAACCACCCAATAAATAAATAATGCATTGAATTCAGTTGAGCCTACACCAAACTGTTTAAATGCCCCCCAAATAAAAAAAGCGGAGAATAGAACATCTGGTTTTCCTATTTCTCGATTAAGCCTTGAAAAGAACTTAATTGATTTGGTTTCTTCAGCAAGTTGTTTTTGTCTTACCCAAAGTAAAATGTAGCTAACAAGTAAAAGATATAAAGTAACTGTGAAAAATACCCAAAAAATAAAATCTCGATTTATATCTTTCACTAGTAGTAACGAAACACCTGCCATTACTGAATTTATAAATACATTGGAATCTTTAGAAAAATGTGGTTGATCAATTAATGATAATAGGATTAATAGTAGCAGTCCTGAAGTAAACCAAAAATCGCTCATTACGAAGTTTAAGCTACCTGTAAGTGAATAGCCAACTACCATCAGAGTTAAAAAAGAAAAAGACAATAATGTTAGTCGATATGTTTTACTCATATTTATTTTTGGCTTATTTAATCCCTGGCATCATAAACGGATAAAGAATTGATATTTTTAATTTCATGTTGGAATTCTTTCTCCCACGAATCGGGAATGCCTTCTCTTTTAAGTTTAATAAATGATTGAATATAATTGGGAGTTTCTTCATATTGTCCCAGAAAGTACTCGTAGTTGTTGCTATTTTTGTTACTTTTATTTTTTTTATTCTCGAAACTAAAGTATTCTGCTAAAAAACGTAAGAATCCAATACGGTTCATTCCTTTTTTACCTAATGGACAACATAAAAAACATGATAAAGGTGTGGATTCTTTCAAAATATCATCATAATTGATTCTTTTTTTCCCCGATAAAATAAATTTATTATAAATATTATTTCCACCTGCCATATATACGCCTTCATCCGTAATACCCATTCTGCATCTAACATTATCTGCTTTTGATGTATAAAATGCATAAAATGGAATAAAGTTTTCTTCTTCGGAATTTTGAATAAGCTTATCTATTTGTAATCCATACTTGTTTGTATATGCAAGAGATGCATAGTTATCCTTATTAATCTTGATCTTTTTGCTTGCACTCGCATTTTGTAACTGTATTCATTAAAGATAAACCACCATTCCCAATCTGCTCCTGTATGTTTTGCTTCTTCATTCCTTGAAAATGCTTTATAACTAATTTTATTTATTTTTTCTGATATGCTAAAAAGCAACCAATCAGTAATAGATTCCTCCTTTACTGATGGCTGTTGTTTAATCCATTTCCTTATGTATAAACAACATTTTCTTAATTCTTTACAATCATTCTTCATATTAATTCCTCCCCGTGTTATGCCCTCCATAATACTATACAACTCATTTCTACATCAGTATACTTTACCAAAAAATCAATGTCAACCAGAATCAACAGCAAAAGACAAAAGCCTGACCACCCGCCAGAGTTCTCATTATGAGCTATCCCTCATGATGTTCCAACAGCTTGCCGGATGCCTCAAGCGGATGACATCCTTAAGGGCGCGCTTGCATCATGGGTGTGGTCGGCATACATCCTCGTGTGCCCCTTACCGGATACACTTGTGTGTGATGCATCATAGATATTTAGCATGCTAAAACGCATACAGCAAGGTCAGATGATATGACCCTTCGCTGAGGTCTAACTCTCTTTGATTGACAAAAGCGTATTCAAAACGCAATGGTCCAACCGGCGTAAAAAAATGCAATCCCAAACCGGAGGTGGAAACAATCTCGTTAAGCTTAAAATCCCTGATATCGAAAAACACATTGCCAATATCTACAAATACCGAACCGCCGATTCGCCAGAACAGCGACCGCCTCAATTCAAAATTAGTCAGAATAAGCAGCTTGCCGCCCTTAGGCAAACCTATCAAAGAAGCAACGACATCATCATCTTTAGTCCAGACCGGGCCAAGCATATTTTCGGCGAAACCTCTAACTGTTTTAGCGC is drawn from Candidatus Zixiibacteriota bacterium and contains these coding sequences:
- a CDS encoding ATP-binding protein; its protein translation is MSKTYRLTLLSFSFLTLMVVGYSLTGSLNFVMSDFWFTSGLLLLILLSLIDQPHFSKDSNVFINSVMAGVSLLLVKDINRDFIFWVFFTVTLYLLLVSYILLWVRQKQLAEETKSIKFFSRLNREIGKPDVLFSAFFIWGAFKQFGVGSTEFNALFIYWVVFKIFNIPSLSRIIGDLFVSKKEDGVQNALGQIFGVQSKNTFLVKLFDFSSRTAKARIFDFVEFQYSTDKKVRKGLLLDTYLLNQVQWIKVLSNSQIENIFSNKVILKDHSLDVVYKLNEIPQNDFLKRFVGIVTDNSRINNIRFIYNSQIEVSEGQLLEVSVNGKNILYQIVEGITKIETLEQKNQTGLIIGEALQLGNWNQTKFQFEQFGWVPGINSPVFLASKISEPKIEKDEFVIGKIPNTNYPVTLNKTTAMSHHLAVIGVTGTGKSIFSRNLIREFIKDKDTKVICIDFTGEYIGKFTDLNPKHTIPIETSTQLFKDIDNIEKEIASNFNKDNDKSRKKKKEISLKMNEELKKFLEADDQLSIFELPHVENTSGVLTYTKTFFRILFHIAKTKNNFGKRVCLVLEEAHTIVPEWSFSGVSDKISQPLLNSIAQIALQGRKYNVGLLVIAQRTANVSKTILTQCNTIISFQEFDKTSSDFLANYFGQNIVGSLPKLKFRQAIAAGKAFRSSVPMIFEVPEIKEE